Genomic segment of Panthera leo isolate Ple1 chromosome B2, P.leo_Ple1_pat1.1, whole genome shotgun sequence:
TGACTATGTCAACTTTCAACAAAAGTATAGACTACTGTATGTTTTTCTGTGGTGACAACATtgaggtttatatatatatatatatatatatatatatatatatatacacacacacacacacatatatatacattatatatacattaatatatattttatatatgtatatatacatatgtattttatatgtatatacatatgcattatatacacatgtatatatatatatttgctaatcAGATATTgtattgtttctttaatttacttTACCTTAATTACTGGTGAAGAAAGCTTTTTCATTTGATTATAaacaatttgtatttcttctgtttattgCCTGTTACATCTTTCTACaatatttctattctgttctttttcttcttgctttgtaaaagttctttgtattgtctattttgtcaaatatttcttCCCAGACTAATTTGTCTCTTACTGTACTTAACGTTAGCCTTAAAAAAGCTTTGTCAGCTTTGTGTCATTCTTTGTGGACTTTGTACACCAATTGCTAAAGGATGGAACAACAAAACAAGCACCGGGTGAGCTACAAAGCATAACCAAGTCTTACACAGTTCTTGCCATTTTGGTTCACGGTCCCTCACAGGTACTTCAAATCCTAGCTTCAGGATTTTCTAGATGAATGATTggcaaatttcctctttttttaatgtttatttatttttgagagagagcgtgagggggagggggacgggagcaagggcggggcgggggagggcgtGCAGCTGCAGAAGACCCGcagcaggctccgccctgacaGAGGGCGAGGCCCAGGACTGGGACTCACAAAcccggagatcgtgacctgagccgctgTTGGACGCTctaccgacccagccacccaggcgcccctgtgggcAAATTTCTTAATCCCATTGAGTTTCGGTCTTCTAGTCTGTAATGTGGAAATAATAAAACTTGCTTTATTGGAACTTGGGGGTACTTGTAGCTCTGGCTTTGGCTTAAGAcgttcccttcccttttcctgcaGCAGCTTCATAAATCAAATCAGACCCAACAATTGGTTTCCTAAAACAACTGTATTAAGATCTTTTAACGAAACGGGTTGGTGGGAGCATGGTGGACGTGGCAATTaagatttattgagtacttacaagCCGAGTAAGACGCATTGAGTGGTACTCCTAACTTGCGAAAACGCTCTAGAGAGTGCTGTATTTCAATTTTACGAGAAGCAAAGAGCTCAAGGAGCTCAGTTTCGTGTGTCTCTGAACTAAGCGTCTCACTTTAGGAGACGCTTGCCTCTGACAGCAAGCCCTAGCGGCCCTTCTCCTCCCTGGGTCCCGCCTCCCGCCTAGGTCGGTTAGACTCGCCGTTAGCTGCGTGAGCGGAAAGCGACGCGGAACTAAGTGGCGCTGCCTCGGGTGTCTCGGACTCTCTCAATTAAAGGCCAGCCTCCCTCCTCTTGGCTTCCCCGCGGTGCCTTTTGGGAGTTGTAGTCAGACGCGCTTCCGCTCACCCTGGGGTGAGTCCAGAAAAGACTCCAATTCCCAGAAAGCCCCGCGGCGGGCGAGTGAGTGCAGTGCCTGTTCTTATCTTTCCTACTTTTccactccttcccctcctttccttctcttctgagtCCTACACTCTGGACTCCTGTCTagttctttgtccctctccccatctTTTTCTCTCGTTTTCCATCGTACATTCTCCTATTCCAGGGAGCCAACGCCAGACATTAGCTCCGGTTAAGCGACGACTTGAGACTCAGGGTGCACGAGGGCGGGGGAATCGACACAGAGTGGTAGGGGGGccgaggggggggggtggggaggtataAGAGAGTTGAGTGAGAGGCGAGGAGTAGGAGGAAAGTAGGAGAGAAGTTAGGAGATCGGACGTATGGATCGGGTGAATGGGGTATAGTCttggaggggaaagaggaaaggtgGGCGTAGATTTGGGAGACAAGGAGGAGAAAGGTAGTTCATTGCTGTGCCCGGCAGGACCTGTGGGGCCGAGAAATAAGATGGGAAGGATTGACAGATTTGGAGCTCATAAGCTGATCTGACCAGAAGaggtggaagggagagaggattGGGCTCAAACAAGTTTCCTTGTCACTGCTTAGGTAAAGATGAGACaagatattgaaataaaaaaaaatgattttgccaATATGGGACAATTAACAGTTCATTTGTTTGGAAATTGAGAGAAAACTGGAGTTAAGGCCAGAAGTGGggtgaggaggcaggagaggagaggaggttgGTTAGGtttgggagaaaggagagatgaaTGACATAGAAAAGGAAATCACAGAAAGAATGGGTTATTGTGGGGGCCAGTGGATCTGGAATTGGGAGGTGAGGTGAGGGATGACACTGACATGGACTGGGGGGGTGCATTTCTGACTTTGCATCTCTCAGGTGATGGAGAGCACCCCCTCAAGGGGCGGACTGAACCGAGTCCACCTACAATGCAGGAACCTGCAGGAATTCCTAGGGGGCTTGAGCCCTGGCATATTGGACCGATTGTATGGGCACCCTGCCACCTGTCTGGCTGTGTTTAGGTAAGGATCCCCTTCATGGCAGGGACCACGTTGAGGAAATGTAATGGGGCCAGCACACTGGAATAAGTTATGGGTTGAAGCTTAGCTCTGGGGGGCTTGGAGATTAAAGTGTGTCAGGCCAAAACAGATGGAGTTAATGGGGGCAGCAAGACTGGTAAAGGTGTGGGGAGTGGGATGAGATGTTTAAGAGGCTGTTGAGGGCAGAGATGCAGATGAGGCAGTTTTTGATAATAACATTTTATCTCTACCCCCTTCCAGGGAGCTCCCCTCTTTGGCTAAGAACTGGGTGATGCGGATGCTCTTCCTGGAGCAGCCTTTGCCACAAGCTGCTGTAGCCCTGTGGGTGAAGAAGGAATTCAGCAAGTGAGTCTCTGCTGCATGCTCAGCCAGATACACATTTCTCAACAGCTAGATATTCCAAGTGTTCCTTGGGACACTTCCAGGAAATATTAATGGATATATCCCAAAGCTTGTATttaaataagtttgggaaactcTGCATACTGTATTTTCCCCCTTGGAAAGATGTGATGTCTACAACAAGGTTCTGGTAGGTATTGCAGTAAGAAATTTGCCTTAAGAAGACACTGATTTCACTCTGAAATAGTGTTCCAAGGGATTACCAGTTCAGAAAAGGCAGAAATAGGAGCCTTTGTGGGCCtccttctttttgttctctaGACACCCCCTTACCTCTTTGCTTCTGTTTCAGAGCTCAAGAGGAAAGTACAGGGCTGCTGAGTGGCCTCCGTATCTGGCACACCCAGCTGCTCCCTGGTGGTCTCCAGGGCCTCATCCTTAACCCCATCTTCCGCCAGAACCTCCGCATTGCCCTTCTGGGTGGGTATGTCACTTCCATCTTCCTAAGCTAGGAGAGGGGAACTAGTAATTAAACTGCTAATTAAACTGCTGGAGGGGGTGCCCCTGAGGGCCCTCTCTGGGACTTAGTGGGCTCCACCTTTGGGAGCTCGTTTAGGAATAAGTTGGACTAGATGTAGCTGCATGCTATAGGAAAGAAATGTCTTCTACTCATAGCCCATGGAGATGAGGGGGGGAATAGGGCAGGGGAACAGGCAGGAAACACTGGCAGGGTTCTTTACTCTTTGCCCATCCTGGCATAGGGGTAAGGCCTGGTCTGATGACACAAGTCAACTGGGTCCAGACAAGCACGCCCGGGATGTTCCCTCACTTGACAAGTACGCCGAGGAGCGATGGGAGGTGAGGACTTGGGACTCTGTCTCGGCTTGTGCTCATACTTCCACTGGCCCATAGAGCATTGTTCTCTCTGTTCACTTCTGTTTCTCAGGTGGTCCTACACTTCATGGTGGGCTCCCCCAGTGCAGCCGTCAGCCAGGACTTGGCTCAGCTTCTTAGCCAGGCTGGGCTCATGAAGAGGTAAGGAAACCAGTGGTACATCAGATCCCTGCTAAACTGAGTGTCCAGGGTGGGTTAGGATTACAGGTCGTTAACTGAAAACGGAGAGCTGAGTGGAGAATAgccagagagaaatcaagaaaaaacatGGGAGGACAAGTGGGGATGGTGGCTTTTCTCTGCATCCCTCTACCCTTGTCTTTGTCTATGTCTCTAGCACTGAACCTGGAGAGCCACCCTGCATTACGTCGGCCGGCTTCCAATTCCTGTTGCTGGACACCCCTGCCCAGCTCTGGTACTTTATGTTGCAGTATTTGCAGACAGCCCAGGTGAGGAGGCCAGGCATGCTCTGCTCTTCTCAAGACCCATGAAGAGACTACCCCTGCAGACTATTTCCTGATGTTCTCTTccctcattctctcccttccATCCCTCCTACTTTGTTTCTGTCCATTCCTCCCTAGAGTCGGGGCATGGACCTGGtggagattctctccttcctcttccagctCAGCTTCTCTACTTTGGGCAAGGTAAACAGGGGGATGGAGCTGGGGGCTTGTGTGGGCAAGCTGATGGGTGGAGAGATGAGAAGGGGAAGTCAGGTTATGGACAAAAGTGTGAAAGATAAGAATGAACAAAGCACAGATGGGAAAAGAGGGAATGAGTGTATAGGGTTGAGAGGGGGAGAATAGGATGTATTTTGGATTCCAACCGAGCACCTCTCTTTCCCAGGATTACTCTGTGGAAGGTATGAGTGATTCTTTGTTGAATTTCCTGCAACATCTGCGTGAGTTTGGGCTTGTTTTCCAGAGGAAGGTATGAACACCCAGATACACGGCTTCTAGGGAAGAGGCAGGATGGTATGTTGCCTTGGCCTTTAAAAAGGAGTGGGGTCTCAGGTATTAGCTACACTTGTAGTGAGTATAGGGTAAgtgtagagttgttgaatcactatgttatgtacctgaaactaatgttacattgtatgtcaactataccaaaacaacaacaaaacaaaaaacaaacaaaaaaaagagtgggTCTCAGGGGACAGTAGCAGGAAGTAGTTGCCAGGACTGAATACTTGGGTCCCTTGGAGGAGACAAGTTGTGAGTTGAGGCTTTGTGCCCTGGAAGGGGTCTGTCTCAGATAGGAAGATGTTGGTTAGTGACACCTGAGCGAGGGCCCCCTGcctttcccttctgtcttttCCAGAGGAAATCTCGGCGGTACTACCCCACACGACTGGCCATTAATCTCTCGTCAGGTGTTTCTGGAGCTGGGGGTACTGCCCATCAGCCAGGCTTCATTGTTGTGGAAACTAATTACCGACTGTATGCTTACACAGGTGAGGCCAGATAGAGGGCCCCAAGGACAGCAGGttggggatgggagtggggagagagtgCCAATTTACGTTTATATTTACCTGGCAGTTTAGAGTTCTCTGACATTCCTCCTCACGCTTGAAGGTAATGAGGGAGTCTGGGTATGGGGATAGTCTCCTTATCTTCTCTTCCTATCCCTGGGTCAGAGTCGGAGCTGCAGATCGCCCTGATTGC
This window contains:
- the GTF2H4 gene encoding general transcription factor IIH subunit 4, whose amino-acid sequence is MESTPSRGGLNRVHLQCRNLQEFLGGLSPGILDRLYGHPATCLAVFRELPSLAKNWVMRMLFLEQPLPQAAVALWVKKEFSKAQEESTGLLSGLRIWHTQLLPGGLQGLILNPIFRQNLRIALLGGGKAWSDDTSQLGPDKHARDVPSLDKYAEERWEVVLHFMVGSPSAAVSQDLAQLLSQAGLMKSTEPGEPPCITSAGFQFLLLDTPAQLWYFMLQYLQTAQSRGMDLVEILSFLFQLSFSTLGKDYSVEGMSDSLLNFLQHLREFGLVFQRKRKSRRYYPTRLAINLSSGVSGAGGTAHQPGFIVVETNYRLYAYTESELQIALIALFSEMLYRFPNMVVAQVTRESVQQAIASGITAQQIIHFLRTRAHPVMLKQTPVLPPTITDQIRLWELERDRLRFTEGVLYNQFLSQVDFELLLAHARELGVLVFENSAKRLMVVTPAGHSDVKRFWKRQKHSS